In Monodelphis domestica isolate mMonDom1 chromosome 1, mMonDom1.pri, whole genome shotgun sequence, the sequence ataggggtcaagtgacttgcccagggtcacacagctaagaaatgtctgaggccagatctgaacccaggacctcctgtctctgggtttggctctcaatccattcagCTGCCCCCCATATATACAATTCTTAATGGCACTAACTTTGCATTTTTATATCTGTGACTTGAATCTCTTTCACttgaattacatgaaaaaaattaaattatcgtAAAATGTTACTCAATACTATGTGCATGTAGCAAATACGTCTTTTTAAGCTAAAATCATGGCTCTATAATCTAATCTCAAAGAATTAGATGTACCTACTACATAGAaatcttagttttatttttacagtGTACAAGTTCTTTGGATTAGCACATTTACCTTCTATGCTGGTAATTCTCAATAGAAGTTTTTCATCAAAGTCCCAAACAGGCTGCACAATACAAACAGGATGCAATGAATTCATTCATTTGGTGTTGGCACACAATATTTCTCTTATAGGATGGACAGGAACTAACTAGGATTAAAATACtagaaatatagaatattaagaGCTAAGAGACTATAGAGGATATCCAGTCTAAATTTTTGTTGGATATAAGAACTACCTCAGAAAGATCCCAGAGTTATCTAGCTTCTATTTTGTTAGAACTGAAAAAGACATTAGAGATCACTGtcatcattttataggtgaggaactgAGACTTACAGAGGTATAGTGACTTGCCTAAAACATACAATTGATAAATGACAATCTATATTCAAACTTcattcttctgattccaaatctagtgctctttatCACCACAAActagaattcttttaaaatggaattggaacataagataaaaaaagtaaaattggatTTGGTATACAATGTCTAATTCAATCATTTCAAAATACGATTTGAATGTCTTTTATTTCAGGAGACTTTTCTCTCGTGTTCCTGAAACGGAATCGTATTCTTCCTCATGAAACTTAAGATCTTTCCAAATTAGCACTATTATTTAACCAGAGGCAGGGGTTGTTGCCAGCAAGAATTTTTTAATCAagtataatggggaaaaaaatgggaaaagtcacAGATATAAAAACAGAATAGATATAATTCATTAGTTATTGCAAAGAGATATCAAAATAAGACTTCAAATTGGTTGGGaggctttttcttaattttcttaaagTCATAGAATGTCTCATTTTCTTACAAAAGACAATTAAAACATCTCATCTCAAAAGCTCACCAAAGAGATCTTATTAAAAATGGCTTACTTGTATTATAAAGATGAGAACACATAATTTTAGGGGTCCACACAGCTTTATAAGCTAAAGAATTTGAACATCCAAGTGAGGAGGTAGTGGGTTAGAGAACAAAAAGGTTTGCCAAGAGTGGAAGAGAATTCCTAATGTAACTTGCTTCTTCCTTTTGAATAAAATAGGATTCTTTGTGACAGGGGTTATTCTCTATTTAGGCATCTCTAGGGCAAGGAATTTCCCAGCATTTGCagttacaaatatatatgtagatatatttaaGTGTATGCAGCTTTGGCAAAATCACATATATTTAGGGAAGcagaaaaatacttcaaataatGACCAAAATCCTCTGCAAtatggaatatttttcttttttgcaatcAAAGAGCTCCAAACCCCTATTCCACAATGTACCttgaaaacaataacaacaaatgtaTAGTTGTTAGTCTACCTTATACATATcatgataatttctttaaaagtgcaattatgctaaaattattttctgtctgttaaatacaaacaaatgaaaacaaaacaaaaacccaaaggTCTATGGAAGATGTCTTGGTCTTGAAGATTGGTCCCCTAAACTGAATTGTGTGGAACTCATTCTGCTCCTTCCACAGCTGTAGTTGAAACAGACTTCACAAAGTATGGGCCTTCACTCAGGTATGCTCTTAGTCTTAAATAATATTGGTTTCCAAAGATTTCTGCAATTGTTTTCGAGTTTGCAAGGGCTTTCACTAGTTCATATTTGGCATCTTTTGAAGCTTTGTCACGTTCCACAGACCGATCCATGACATATTCCACAAACCCTGGGCTGTTAAGCATAAGTTTCTGAGCCCAGGGTTGGTTTGCAATGGCCTAAAGAGCAACAGAGGAAAAGAACAACTCCTTtttaatttcaagaaaaaaaggaagttattaaaatagttaagaataaaagcttcttgaagacagggattatattttatttgcaaAATTGATAAAAGCTCCCATTGAAAACTTAATGTTTCTCATTAAAGTCctacaaataaatattattatctagactttatagatgaggaaaccatggcttagagaaattaaatgatttgccacaGTTACAGTTACTAAGTGACACAGCCAAGACACAAACTCAAGACTTTCTGCTTCCAAATCAAATGCTTCTTTCATTACATTATAGCATCTAATCCAGCATTAAGTACTAAGCTTTGCATATGGTGAGGTACTCAAACGACTAGcaaacaaattaagaaattaaaggagGTTTTAAAGACCATGTGTTAGACCAAATAGGAACCCAAAGGACTTTATGTATACCTCAATTAAAATTATTACTAATTTCTGCacaaggcaggaaaaaaaaaaaaacaaaccaaattcCATAGCTCATTACTACTTTTTAGATGTTTAGGTCTCATGAAAGTGAAAATTTCTATTATAAacttaataataaaatcattatcTAGTTGGCAAGAATATCTTTTCCAGATTAAAACTACTTTATAGCAATTATATTTGGCAATGCAGACTTTGGAAGGAGAACACTTACTGTGAATACTTTTAACGCAGCACAATGCAGTTCAGAGAAAGGTTGGGTGCTGATCCCTCTAAAATGTTCCAGTGGATCCCGAGTTAAAGAAGAGAACCAGCATTCTGTCATTCTTAAAAGATCTTCAGTCTGTTGATCATGCTGTAGGatagagaggggaaaattatTCAATGTTTTCAATATGATAATGAGAGTATACTCTTGGAATTTACAACTAAAAAATAGCCTTAGAAATCATTTGGTTCAAGCCTCTCATCTTACTCCAAGccacagagaggttaagttatatgcccaaggtcaaacaattTCTAAGTAGCAGAACCAAGATGCAAACCTAagaccttaaaaaaaacaaaaaacagctaAGTCCTTTGATTCCAGTATCTTCATAAACATGTAGCAGAGAGTCCTTCTTTCTAATGATCGGTATCTGCCTGATTGTGGTCAAATCATTTTACTCCTCTGTACCTCAATACCCACATTTGTAAATGAagagactggactagatgatatctaaagtaactcccatctctaggattcTATAGCAACTCTTATATTAACACCAGTCATTATGGAGTATGCCCAGTAAGAGTGATAGCACTTAActgataaaaatttatttaaattttgatacgtcaaattacatatatttattctaCCAAACACAGTAATCTCTACTGACATTCTCATCTACTTACTGGTaaatgaagaagagatgaaaTCGCATCTAAACACCTAATTTTTAATTCTGTTGAAGCATTCTTTGCTTGGTGTCCTATTCTCTTCAGCAGGTGTTCAAACCGACTTCCTTTGAGAAATGGAAACTCAGACTGTATTAAACAAATTAAACTTTGTATTTAAACACAAAGATGTTCTCTAACTGCATTTTATAAGTAAATGTACTTTTAAGAGAACAAATGgtagaaataaaaacatatgCCTAAGTACATGTACACTAAAATACAGCACTGATTTCAAACTCTCATCCAGAAGTATCCTTGAGGTAGTCTATAGTTCTTGTCTCTGATTGGCAGCCCTTTTGGCTGTCAACTAAGCAATATTTCTAGCACAGCTGGTATTTTATCATAGATACTGGCTGCTTTTTACTATGTGTTGCATTGTAGCCAGGATTTTGTTTGTGATCACTATCTGTACATTTTATGATTACAGTACCCCTAATATTGTTTGTAGTAAAAGATACTCATTTACAAAAACTGATAAGGCAGAACATCAAAAGCACCATTATCATTGTAAATCTGTTTTATGTAGTtgataaaatggactggagaaaggCTCAGTGATTGATCTACCAGAAATACAGCATGGTATAATTGAAGGAGGAAAACTCTTAATAATTAGTAGTTAATCTAGTAGTTAGGTGTCTAGTAATTTAGATTCTAGTCCCAGCTCTTCTCCTAACACTGTTTTTGATTTTGAACAAATCAATGCACTTTTTTGAGTCCAaatctccatctgtaaaatgaagttagaaGACTAGCTGATCAATAATGTCCCTTCAGAATTAACATCAAATGACtagcaaaccaaaacaatttttaTCTACTGCAAAAGGGAGTTATTAGTGAGAATGAAAAAGTGACTTTTTAGGAATGCATCCAAATTCATtaagattataaaaaaaaaatctaccaaatTTCTGAAGTCAACCCCAATGATAAACAATTAAATTTCCTTATCTTAATCAAATAACaaaattttcctttagaaatccaAAACAAACTGTACCAACCTGTTTTCTGTAAAACCTGTTTTCCTtccacatttgagcccaggatccCTAAGGTGTCCACAGCTACTCCTATCATGGTAGGATCCTGACCTTCTGCCATTTCAAAGACCTTTTCTACAAAGATTGGGTATCGTTCACATATCTGTTGAGGGCTATCCACTATTGCCAGGTTGCCAAAAAATTTGACAAATCCTAGAGAAAGCCACAAGAAAGCAATTTGAATCAACTAGCAAAATAGCATACATTGGACCACAACTAGCTTTACCTTGTGTTTCCACATAATTGAACTTTAggagaaaaataactaaatattctGGGCATTAGAAGACATTTCAAAGATAATGCCAATAGCAACTCCCAAAAAAGGGAACCAAAATGGATAGAATACAGACTTTAGCTTCAGAATATAATAACCCAGTCATCTCTTAAAAGGAGTCAGTcctagatctttttcttttcaaagactaaacaacaatttTAAATAGATGATTCTGTGGTTGCCTCtattacaaaggaaaaacaatgtCAATTACCTGGCAAATAGAAACTGGAGAAAGGATCTAAATCTGCCCCAACAATGATATTAGAAATTTGATCAATTATTCCTTCTTGGGCAAGATATTGCCGTCCATGATGAGTGTGTGCCAGAGATGTCACCATTTCTATACAGGTGGCTCTGCAATATATAACATAAACAGAAGAATTTTAATTAACTAACAGCAGAGTCCTTTTCTAGTGAACAAGAATTTGTATAATTTCAGATTAAAAGCATTTCAAAAATGACTCACTCCAGATAAAATATTCAAATGCTACTCCTAacattctatgatcctgtgactgTTTATGGATACTAAATTAATAACTGAGACCACATTTATAAAACACAGGGTAAAAGGTAtgtcttgatttttctttctcccaaagtgACTTAGGTTTACAATGGCTCCTCTCAATTAATAAATACTAAGAAATCACATAAGATTATAAGATATAGAGcaaaaagggactttagagatcatctagtccacccCCATTCTTCtatggatgaaaaaaattaagtcaagAAAAGTTGACTTCACCAAATACCCACAAATAAGTAGGCAACAGAGCCATGACTGTCATGACTGACAAAATCCAATGTTCTTTGTACTATACCAGGGACCTTCAACAAAGACTCTTGACAAATATTCCTGGACAATCATTTCTTCTAAAGCATCTGCTAGGATGCCGATTCAGCTAAATTCTAGGCAGAGGTTTGCTTTCCAAAATCACATTGTTTAACCCACCTGACTAGAACATCATCACCAGTCAGCTCTCTAATGAGCTGGGTTACTAATCCGCTGTCAGTACAGTATTTTAAGGATTCTGGTGACACAGAGGAAATCTCCACAATCAGCTagagtaaaacaaaaacaaaaacaaaagcagagATGTAAAAGGAGCCAACCAGTGTAACACTGGTTCTCAATTTAACCTAAAATTAAAGACTGAGGGAAAGTAAAGTAGCATCTTTATTTCTAAAGAAAACCAACACATGCCTCTACCCTGAGCTTAAAACTTCACATAATGCACTATCAGTAAGGAAAAaattatgacatttttaaaatctgCCCTATGTTTTAAAGGAATGATGTAGGATGTTTTAGGTTAAGGTAAGAACAGAACTAGCAACAAAAATTTTTAGTACTTGATTTTAATCTTATTTAAAAGCCAACCTAGCTTGCTTGCAGACAGTCCACAGTTCAGCAATTAGGTTCGGTCTATTCACAGGACATTTGAAGGATTCAGAGATGGAGGGGATGCAGATAATtccccctctcattttatagattacaaaactaagatgaagtgacttgctaaaataagaaaagtagaaagtATAAGAGATAGGACTTAAATCCATTATCAACTATACTATGTTGCCTCAattaggcacttcataaatgtttgtgtgtgtgtggggggggtgtctgtcttccttccttaattagattttaaattcTCCATGGACAGGGACCCTCAATCCTCTTAAATTTTCGTATCCCAGATTATGTAGCAATTAGTCAGGTATACAGTAAACAAATACCTATTTACTGGTTGCTCTTTATACTAGAGTATGTGTTATAACTTGTCAATATTAAAATTCAGCAAAAATTTCTTGGATCATCTTGCTTCCCATAATAAGCTCTTTGTGTATTTTGGTATTAAGATAAAGTATAAAGAACAGTTTTTATCTTACCTCATAGACCCTATATCGTACGATGTCACTtgttttcattacattttttaaatcatctaacAGGCTGCTTCCAAATAAAGACTCTAATCCAGCTTGAGTTAGGGCTATTCTCGACAGTGACTTGATAGCCTTgcaaaaagaaagtaattttctCAATCATGTAAACACAGGAAAATAATAGTAACATAAAACTGCTTTATGAAGTGCTTCACATACACAATTTCATTTGCAACTCATAATAATCCAATAGGGAGGAAGAGTTatcactttctctattttatatattgGGGGGAAACTGATGATCCAAGAAGTAGTGAATACCATTCATTATCATGACCATCAcccccttaaaaaaaatcagcttctCTGCTTATTTACTTTATCTAGGGATATTCTAAAGGGGATTCTTATTCAAGTATTGGTTGAACTTGGTTTATTTCTGAGGTGCCTTCCGACTCCTGAGACCCTGCAATTTTAGAACTTGTTTGACAGATATAGAACTTGCTCAATGTCATATGGTTGGTGGTAATACCAGGCCTTGGGCTAGATTTCTTTTCACTATGCTAGTAACCGAAAATAGCAAGTTAAAAAAATGAGATACTCCTAAACaggttttaaattaaattactaaCAACTATCCACACATATCCTTCACCATTCATTATCATGACCCaactcctctttctttttaattaagaaaaaaagacctTAATAATCTCTGCTTATTTAATTATGTTGGGATTTCAACAAAAGCAAATACATCCATACTTAATTTTAAAGTAATGGAAGTCCACAGACTACTTACTACAGTTTATACCTCCAAAAGTGAAAACACCCCCATTTAACACTCAAGTGTGAAAAGCCACTTGCAAAAGCGGGTGACAACTCAGaagtgactgactgccccctgggcagtgctaagcaaatttaaagtctgcaattggtccccataaagtggaagaagggacaggaagtgatgtggaaaaagcactataaaaacCCTGAAATTCCTGTCCAAACTCACTTTCTCCCTCAAACTTGGCTTTGGAGGATTCTGGTGGGACCTCGGACTGCtcctggtaagactgctcttggatcttcccttTGGATGAGTGGGTGACAATGTGGGTGAGTGAAatagctgactcctttcctggcttttggagagattagtttctggATAACATGGTTATTCACTACCAGATCCTCTGGCTAAACAGCTCTCCAACTAAGAGCCTCTATTGGAGAGCTAATTAGGCCAGCCTGAGTTGAGCCAGGCACCAGAAAATcattagggtgataggctagactgATTACtctaccttccttcacatctctctattttactctttctctgttttgtaaataaaattgCTAAATAAAAGGTCATTTTGACGGGAGTTataatattggtgaccacattctattatatttagtccaaccataaattgtAACCCCTACAAAGTCTAGAGGTATTCTAAAGAAGATTCTTATTTGGGTATTGGTACCTTCTAATTCTGAGAATCTCTGTGATTTTAGAATTTGTTTCATAGTTCTTGAATACTCACCGCTTTAGCTATAGATAATTTTTCTCCACCAATGCAATAAATTATGTCCTTCAGTAACTCAGGACTATTGAGAATCTCGGTAACAGCCTCTGAATTTTCTACAATTCTTCCAACCTAAAAAATTACAAGATATTAATCAGGAACAGACTCCCATCATAGGATGTGTATTATAAGAAAACAGTAAAACTATCTGCATCTGAATAATATTATCATTCAATCCCTTAAcaaaatttcttgtattatgCATTAAGGATTATTACCACAGCAGTATGAGTCAATGTAAATGCTGATATCAATCCATTCATAGTCATAAATAGATTGTAACTGTCTTTAAACACCCACACCtctgtaggaaaagaaaaatcttgtGAAGGGCAGCATGTGTACTATTAAAATTCCATACCTGGGCCAGAGTGAGGATTACCACAGCATCATCAGGGTGAGATAGTCCCCTGTGCAGTTCATCCCTAAGGTTTCGGGCCACGTAGACTGGTTCCATAGCTTGGAGAAATCTCTCCAGAATGGACACACACAAGGTAGTCTGCTCCCTGAAAACCAAGACCCATCATTTATCAAGACGGGCAGAGAGGAAGTCATACAGGGGATGAGTGGCAAGGTGATGAAGAGGTCTGTTAAATTCCAGTATTTTCATTGACTCTGATCAAAACTGATTTATAACTAGCACCTGACCTATAACTTTGCATGTGTGCACAAATAAAATTGATTAAATTTGGGAGGGACTGCTTTTGttttactagaaaaaaaaaacaaaaacctgtatTTGGACAGCTAACATAATTTCTGGTCATATAGTTCACTAATAAGAAAACTTAGGAACTTCTGGTCAAAAGGCATTTTATTTCAAGTATTTTAGTACCCTGTTATGTGATAGGTACAATGAAAACTGAAAAGTAGATCCTTGCCCCTATGCAGCTTTACAAGTATATGGGGGAAACATGTCTGAAATATGTATGTAACAGTCCGAGAACAAAAGAGAATTAGAGAATTAAATGTAATAGTGTGGAACAGGGAAGATATGCTATAACAAAGCCATGTATGTTATATAATACACATAATCAAACAATAGTATTTAACAACTAGTGACTTCTAGTCACAACTAATTAGGTCTCTCCTCTACAGTGTTTTGTCTTTGGGGCATCAGtcttttccatttaattctcTTCCACATCAATCCTCCCAAAGAATCTGTACCCACAACATAAGCTCAGTTAGCTGCTTAGGGTGTAAAGCAGGAATGCCTAAGATGAGGAGAAAAATGTGTCAGATGGTACACAGATTGGAATTAGAAGTAATTAAATGAATTCTAGTCCTGCttcagctgcttttttttttttatcatataacCTAAGTTATtaagtcatttcattttgttGGACCTGTTTTCCCATATGCCAAATGAGGGCAATAGAGTCAACAAACTTCAAAGGGTTCTTCAAATTCTAATATCAAATTGTTCTCAAATTCAGAGGGTATACTATATTCAAGGAAATAATTTGGAGGCACATATTCATGCCACTGATTCAGATTGACATAATATCCAaacttttagttttctttttatataaatttcTGGTTATATTTCTCACTTTTACTTCCAGATTAAAAATAGTCCATTCCTTATCAGTTCCAATTGGCCTGTAATCTAGTATGCCTAAACATTGGTCCCAAAACaaccattcaataaatattt encodes:
- the PSMD5 gene encoding 26S proteasome non-ATPase regulatory subunit 5 isoform X1, with the protein product MCDLGIGLAFIHSQSRPYLNKGGGRKKASDLPPLAGSPRNSPSLSATVLQALKISRCLGLEVAPAYAEFWKDGGPGFSSASGGGSAGGAAGGTPGLAGCPAVRAAQLTPRTSGRASARASLLATQRKSPVGRIVENSEAVTEILNSPELLKDIIYCIGGEKLSIAKAAIKSLSRIALTQAGLESLFGSSLLDDLKNVMKTSDIVRYRVYELIVEISSVSPESLKYCTDSGLVTQLIRELTGDDVLVRATCIEMVTSLAHTHHGRQYLAQEGIIDQISNIIVGADLDPFSSFYLPGFVKFFGNLAIVDSPQQICERYPIFVEKVFEMAEGQDPTMIGVAVDTLGILGSNVEGKQVLQKTGSRFEHLLKRIGHQAKNASTELKIRCLDAISSLLHLPHDQQTEDLLRMTECWFSSLTRDPLEHFRGISTQPFSELHCAALKVFTAIANQPWAQKLMLNSPGFVEYVMDRSVERDKASKDAKYELVKALANSKTIAEIFGNQYYLRLRAYLSEGPYFVKSVSTTAVEGAE
- the PSMD5 gene encoding 26S proteasome non-ATPase regulatory subunit 5 isoform X3 — protein: MEPVYVARNLRDELHRGLSHPDDAVVILTLAQVGRIVENSEAVTEILNSPELLKDIIYCIGGEKLSIAKAAIKSLSRIALTQAGLESLFGSSLLDDLKNVMKTSDIVRYRVYELIVEISSVSPESLKYCTDSGLVTQLIRELTGDDVLVRATCIEMVTSLAHTHHGRQYLAQEGIIDQISNIIVGADLDPFSSFYLPGFVKFFGNLAIVDSPQQICERYPIFVEKVFEMAEGQDPTMIGVAVDTLGILGSNVEGKQVLQKTGSRFEHLLKRIGHQAKNASTELKIRCLDAISSLLHLPHDQQTEDLLRMTECWFSSLTRDPLEHFRGISTQPFSELHCAALKVFTAIANQPWAQKLMLNSPGFVEYVMDRSVERDKASKDAKYELVKALANSKTIAEIFGNQYYLRLRAYLSEGPYFVKSVSTTAVEGAE
- the PSMD5 gene encoding 26S proteasome non-ATPase regulatory subunit 5 isoform X2; this translates as MAARVLALLREVARLEAPLEELRALQAALQSVPLSSLREQAAELRLGPLFSLLNANHREQTTLCVSILERFLQAMEPVYVARNLRDELHRGLSHPDDAVVILTLAQVGRIVENSEAVTEILNSPELLKDIIYCIGGEKLSIAKAAIKSLSRIALTQAGLESLFGSSLLDDLKNVMKTSDIVRYRVYELIVEISSVSPESLKYCTDSGLVTQLIRELTGDDVLVRATCIEMVTSLAHTHHGRQYLAQEGIIDQISNIIVGADLDPFSSFYLPGFVKFFGNLAIVDSPQQICERYPIFVEKVFEMAEGQDPTMIGVAVDTLGILGSNVEGKQVLQKTGSRFEHLLKRIGHQAKNASTELKIRCLDAISSLLHLPHDQQTEDLLRMTECWFSSLTRDPLEHFRGISTQPFSELHCAALKVFTAIANQPWAQKLMLNSPGFVEYVMDRSVERDKASKDAKYELVKALANSKTIAEIFGNQYYLRLRAYLSEGPYFVKSVSTTAVEGAE